One stretch of Burkholderia pyrrocinia DNA includes these proteins:
- a CDS encoding pyridoxamine 5'-phosphate oxidase family protein: MNASELFQQATEIASHCAFCFVSSNDASGQINSRVVEVLEIGKDLTIRFMTDPRTRKALEIRQGKTISLSFLSMADRGYVTIGTVPTVSAETALKQRIWKESLRTWFPNGPDDPYVVTVTCEPAWVELWSHMRGVAPDPLGLNSVRLTRNDGGWHARHTFPTEGEPLHP, encoded by the coding sequence ATGAATGCAAGCGAACTCTTTCAACAAGCAACTGAAATCGCCAGTCATTGCGCCTTCTGTTTTGTCTCTTCGAACGACGCGTCCGGTCAGATCAACTCCAGAGTCGTCGAGGTTCTGGAGATCGGGAAGGACCTCACGATTCGTTTCATGACCGACCCGAGAACGCGCAAAGCGCTGGAGATTCGCCAGGGGAAGACGATCAGTCTGTCCTTCCTCAGCATGGCTGACCGAGGATACGTCACGATCGGGACCGTCCCGACAGTCTCCGCGGAGACTGCGCTGAAGCAACGCATCTGGAAAGAATCACTGCGCACCTGGTTCCCCAACGGGCCGGACGATCCTTATGTAGTGACCGTTACCTGTGAGCCCGCCTGGGTTGAACTGTGGTCGCACATGCGGGGGGTTGCTCCTGATCCGCTGGGCCTCAACTCGGTCCGGCTGACTCGGAACGATGGTGGTTGGCACGCCCGGCATACGTTCCCGACCGAAGGCGAACCGTTGCATCCCTGA
- a CDS encoding HAD family hydrolase: MPVRAVIFDFDLTLADSSAAIIECTEYALHQLGAAGATPAQIGFVIGLPLREMFRSLTGETDPARADAFERHFVARADEIMVHGTRIYPEVPPLLARLREQGLAVAIVSSKFRYRIDAILALNGLQSLVDVLIGGEDVQCHKPDPEGLELALARLGLPAAAAIYVGDHAVDAQAAERAGVPFVGAVSGMTSFDAWARAGKQAVTAHIGELAAIVRRMQRAPGEARVDAEHGAEPAD; this comes from the coding sequence ATGCCTGTTCGGGCCGTCATATTCGACTTCGATCTGACGTTGGCGGATTCGTCCGCCGCGATCATCGAATGCACGGAGTACGCGTTGCACCAGCTTGGCGCCGCCGGCGCGACGCCTGCGCAGATCGGCTTCGTGATCGGGCTGCCGCTGCGCGAAATGTTCCGTTCGTTGACAGGCGAAACCGACCCCGCGCGGGCCGACGCGTTCGAGCGGCACTTCGTGGCGCGCGCCGACGAGATCATGGTGCACGGCACGCGCATCTATCCCGAAGTCCCGCCGCTGCTCGCGCGTCTGCGCGAGCAGGGTCTCGCGGTCGCGATCGTTTCGTCGAAGTTTCGTTACCGGATCGACGCAATCCTCGCGTTGAACGGATTGCAGTCGCTGGTCGACGTGCTGATCGGCGGAGAAGACGTGCAGTGTCACAAGCCGGATCCGGAAGGGCTCGAGCTGGCGCTGGCACGGCTTGGCTTGCCGGCCGCTGCGGCGATCTACGTGGGCGACCATGCGGTGGACGCGCAGGCGGCCGAGCGCGCCGGCGTGCCGTTTGTCGGCGCGGTGAGCGGGATGACGTCGTTCGACGCATGGGCGCGCGCGGGCAAGCAGGCGGTGACCGCGCATATCGGCGAACTGGCCGCGATCGTGCGGCGGATGCAGCGTGCTCCGGGTGAAGCCCGCGTCGACGCCGAACATGGTGCAGAACCGGCCGACTGA
- a CDS encoding LysE family translocator produces the protein MTLSALAVFAFALLVTAGTPGPSVAALVARVLTNGVRDVLPFLAAMWLGEALWLTLAVAGLSAFARTFETGLIVLKLLGVAYLLFLAWKMWTAPTGTGADDLPRGQSPWRMFVAGMLVTLGNPKIMLFYLALLPTIVDLTHVGVLAWAELVGTMLAVLILADCFWSLLAVRARAFLTSARAKRIANRTSATAMAGAAVAIATR, from the coding sequence ATGACGTTGTCCGCGCTTGCCGTCTTCGCCTTCGCCCTGCTCGTCACCGCCGGCACGCCCGGCCCGAGCGTTGCCGCGCTCGTCGCGCGCGTGCTGACGAACGGCGTGCGAGACGTACTGCCGTTCCTCGCGGCGATGTGGCTCGGCGAAGCGCTGTGGCTCACGCTCGCGGTCGCCGGGCTGTCCGCGTTCGCACGCACGTTCGAGACGGGCCTGATCGTGCTGAAACTGCTCGGCGTCGCGTACCTGCTGTTCCTTGCGTGGAAGATGTGGACCGCGCCTACCGGGACGGGCGCGGACGACCTGCCGCGCGGTCAGTCGCCGTGGCGCATGTTCGTCGCGGGCATGCTGGTCACGCTCGGCAATCCGAAGATCATGCTGTTCTATCTCGCGCTGCTGCCGACCATCGTCGATCTGACGCACGTGGGCGTTCTCGCGTGGGCCGAACTCGTCGGCACGATGCTCGCGGTGCTGATCCTCGCCGACTGTTTCTGGTCGCTGCTCGCGGTGCGCGCGCGGGCTTTTCTCACTTCGGCGCGCGCGAAACGGATCGCGAACCGCACGAGCGCGACCGCGATGGCCGGTGCGGCGGTGGCGATCGCGACGCGGTAG
- a CDS encoding carbohydrate ABC transporter permease, which produces MTAQPAGISRARAGAAFGRAMPWALRSAALALLLLPCLWMAGAAFMPTLERLDHPLRIWPAAPTFEHFASVWSNGIGAPLFNSLLVGFGTTLLALALAFPAAYALVRLRFPARLDLLFLVLVLALKLMPPITIAVPLFALAKRLHLLDSTLGLMLAYQIYALPMAIWMLLAFVRDVPVEYEEAACIDGAGLARRLVQIVLPLCAPGLIATAIFVFIAAWNEFLIALLFVSTPSRFTLPLAIAGYVTENGIDWGDLMSAGLMASLPTLAVAGYVQRYLLRGFAGGLK; this is translated from the coding sequence ATGACGGCGCAACCCGCTGGCATCTCACGCGCGCGAGCGGGCGCCGCATTCGGTCGCGCGATGCCGTGGGCGCTGCGCAGCGCCGCGCTCGCGCTGTTGCTGCTGCCATGTCTGTGGATGGCCGGCGCGGCCTTCATGCCGACGCTCGAACGGCTCGATCATCCGTTGCGGATCTGGCCGGCCGCGCCGACCTTCGAGCATTTCGCGTCGGTATGGTCCAACGGCATCGGCGCGCCGCTCTTCAATTCGCTGCTGGTCGGATTCGGCACGACGCTGCTCGCGCTGGCGCTTGCGTTTCCGGCTGCGTATGCGCTCGTGCGGCTGCGGTTTCCGGCGAGGCTCGACCTGCTGTTCCTGGTGCTCGTGCTGGCGTTGAAACTGATGCCGCCGATCACGATCGCGGTGCCGCTGTTCGCGCTCGCGAAGCGGCTGCACCTGCTCGATTCGACGCTCGGCCTGATGCTTGCGTATCAGATCTACGCGTTGCCGATGGCGATCTGGATGCTGCTCGCGTTCGTGCGCGACGTGCCGGTCGAATACGAGGAAGCGGCATGCATCGACGGCGCGGGGCTGGCCCGACGGCTCGTGCAGATCGTGCTACCGCTGTGCGCGCCTGGGCTGATCGCGACCGCGATCTTCGTGTTCATTGCCGCATGGAACGAGTTCCTGATCGCGCTGCTGTTCGTGTCGACGCCGAGCCGCTTCACGCTGCCGCTCGCGATCGCCGGTTATGTGACGGAGAACGGCATCGACTGGGGCGACCTGATGAGCGCGGGGCTGATGGCGTCGCTGCCCACGCTGGCCGTGGCCGGTTATGTGCAGCGCTACCTGTTGCGCGGGTTCGCGGGCGGGTTGAAGTGA
- a CDS encoding ArsR/SmtB family transcription factor — protein sequence MPTEIDIDAILKALSNPVRREILNWLKTPGEHFPAQTLPYDHGVCAGQIDARCGLSQSTVSAHLATLQRAGLVTSTRIGQWAFFRRNEAVIDAFHDALRRDL from the coding sequence ATGCCGACCGAAATCGACATCGACGCGATCCTGAAAGCGCTCTCGAACCCCGTGCGCCGCGAAATCCTCAACTGGCTGAAAACGCCGGGCGAGCATTTTCCGGCGCAGACGCTGCCGTACGACCACGGCGTCTGCGCGGGGCAGATCGACGCGCGCTGCGGGCTGTCGCAGTCGACCGTTTCCGCGCACCTCGCGACGCTGCAGCGCGCGGGGCTCGTGACGTCGACGCGGATCGGCCAGTGGGCGTTCTTCCGGCGCAACGAGGCCGTCATCGACGCATTTCACGACGCTTTGCGCCGCGATCTCTAG
- a CDS encoding carbohydrate ABC transporter permease — MKAFGRSLPFVALLGPALLVLAALALYPVAQVLIDSFCRVDYAAGRRAFAGLANYRAVLGDDAFTAGFGNTLRFTIVASLAEVALGFGLALLFVRAFPGRRIALPLAILPMMLSTLVCSAIWRNWLNFDGFLNKLLAAFGIEGVRWLSDPHLALWSLALVDVWQWTPMAFLIVLAGLQSIPTELYEAARTDGASEWQCLRDITLPLAAPQIGLALLLRSIDTFKLFDKVYALTGGGPGNATQTLSTYIYDTGFRFFNVGPASAASVLMLAASALLVSGYVWKTVRKRRA, encoded by the coding sequence ATGAAAGCCTTCGGCCGCAGCCTGCCGTTCGTCGCGCTGCTCGGTCCCGCGCTGCTGGTGCTCGCCGCGCTCGCGCTGTATCCGGTCGCGCAGGTGCTGATCGACTCGTTCTGCCGGGTCGACTACGCGGCCGGCCGCCGCGCGTTCGCGGGGCTCGCGAACTATCGCGCGGTGCTCGGCGACGACGCGTTCACGGCCGGCTTCGGCAACACGCTGCGCTTCACGATCGTCGCGTCGCTCGCCGAGGTCGCGCTCGGCTTCGGCCTCGCGCTGCTGTTCGTGCGTGCGTTTCCGGGGCGGCGCATCGCGCTGCCGCTCGCGATCCTGCCGATGATGCTGTCCACGCTCGTGTGTTCGGCGATCTGGCGCAACTGGCTCAACTTCGACGGATTCCTGAACAAGTTGCTCGCGGCGTTCGGCATCGAAGGCGTGCGCTGGCTGTCGGATCCGCATCTCGCGCTGTGGTCGCTCGCGCTCGTCGACGTATGGCAGTGGACGCCGATGGCGTTCCTGATCGTGCTGGCCGGGCTGCAGTCGATTCCGACCGAACTGTACGAAGCCGCGCGCACCGACGGCGCGAGCGAGTGGCAGTGCCTGCGCGACATCACGCTGCCGCTCGCGGCGCCGCAGATCGGCCTCGCGCTGCTGCTGCGCTCGATCGACACGTTCAAGCTGTTCGACAAGGTCTATGCGCTGACGGGCGGCGGCCCCGGCAACGCGACGCAGACGCTGTCGACCTATATCTACGACACGGGCTTTCGCTTCTTCAACGTCGGTCCGGCGAGTGCCGCGTCGGTGCTGATGCTCGCGGCGTCCGCGCTGCTGGTCTCGGGGTATGTATGGAAGACGGTTCGCAAGCGGCGCGCATGA
- a CDS encoding LacI family DNA-binding transcriptional regulator — MNDKERKPWVTASDVAARAGVSRSAVSRAFSPTASIAPQTRERVMVAARALGYQVNLIARDMITQRSSMIGVVTAGFENPFRARLLTDLMAALGQRALTPLVTNAEDPRQVRQSLEQLLSYRIAGLVMTSASPPLSVAHQYLEHRIPVVMINRDANLPGADVVVSDNAAGAAHAAQRLVRAGARRLAFVGPRGASYSAQSRAAAFEHAIGRGDAYDATLARVLDTPSDTHACGIDAARQLFASGERPDGVFCSSDLLALGVIDAARNEFGLRVPDDLRVIGFDDIPAAEYDAYRLTTLRQDTRGLAHAAVDLLADRMQTFDGPSRTRVVPVTQVVRHSCA, encoded by the coding sequence ATGAATGACAAGGAAAGAAAGCCGTGGGTAACGGCGTCGGATGTCGCGGCACGCGCCGGCGTATCGCGCTCTGCGGTATCGCGCGCGTTCTCGCCGACGGCAAGCATCGCGCCGCAAACGCGCGAACGCGTGATGGTCGCCGCGCGTGCGCTCGGCTACCAGGTCAACCTGATCGCGCGCGACATGATCACGCAGCGCAGCAGCATGATCGGCGTCGTGACGGCCGGCTTCGAGAATCCGTTTCGCGCGCGGCTGCTGACGGACCTGATGGCCGCGCTCGGGCAGCGTGCACTCACGCCGCTCGTGACCAACGCGGAAGACCCGCGCCAGGTGCGGCAATCGCTCGAGCAACTGCTCAGCTACCGGATCGCGGGCCTCGTGATGACGTCCGCGTCGCCGCCGCTGTCGGTGGCGCATCAGTATCTCGAACACCGGATCCCCGTCGTGATGATCAACCGCGACGCGAACCTGCCGGGCGCGGATGTCGTCGTCAGCGACAACGCGGCGGGCGCCGCTCATGCGGCGCAGCGGCTCGTGCGGGCCGGCGCGCGCCGGCTCGCGTTCGTCGGGCCGCGCGGCGCAAGCTACAGCGCGCAGTCGCGCGCCGCGGCGTTCGAGCATGCGATCGGGCGCGGCGATGCATACGACGCGACGCTCGCGCGCGTGCTCGACACGCCGTCCGACACGCATGCATGCGGGATCGACGCTGCACGGCAACTGTTCGCGTCCGGCGAGCGGCCCGACGGCGTGTTCTGTTCGTCCGACCTGCTCGCACTCGGCGTGATCGACGCCGCGCGCAACGAATTCGGGTTGCGCGTGCCGGACGACCTGCGCGTGATCGGCTTCGACGACATCCCGGCCGCCGAATACGACGCCTATCGGCTGACGACGCTCCGGCAGGACACGCGCGGCCTCGCGCATGCGGCGGTCGACCTGCTTGCCGACCGGATGCAGACGTTCGACGGCCCGTCGCGCACGCGCGTCGTGCCGGTCACACAGGTGGTGCGGCATAGCTGCGCATGA
- a CDS encoding alkene reductase — MPTLFDPVTLGDLTLPNRIVMAPLTRSRAGATRVPNALMARYYAERASAGLIITEATSVTPQGVGYADTPGIWSDEQVEGWKQVTQAVHAAGGRIVLQLWHVGRISDPVFLNGDLPVAPSAIAAGGHVSLVRPQRPYVTPRALELDEIPGIVAAYRKGAENAKAAGFDGVEIHGANGYLLDQFLQDSTNRRTDAYGGPIENRARLLLEVVDAAIDVWGAGRVGVHLAPRGDAHTMGDSDPAATFGYVARELGRRKIAFIFTRESYSGDHLSPRLKEAFGGSLIANEQFTLDTAQAALASGSADAIAWGKLFIANPDLPRRLELGAPLNQPVPETFYAEGETGYTDYPALSDAA, encoded by the coding sequence ATGCCCACGCTGTTCGATCCCGTTACCCTCGGCGACCTGACCCTGCCGAACCGCATCGTGATGGCGCCGCTCACCCGCTCCCGGGCGGGCGCGACGCGCGTGCCGAACGCATTGATGGCCCGCTATTACGCCGAACGCGCATCGGCCGGCCTGATCATTACCGAGGCGACCTCGGTCACGCCGCAGGGCGTCGGTTACGCGGACACGCCCGGCATCTGGTCCGACGAGCAGGTCGAAGGCTGGAAGCAAGTGACGCAGGCCGTGCACGCGGCCGGCGGGCGCATCGTGCTGCAACTCTGGCACGTCGGCCGCATCTCCGATCCTGTATTCCTGAACGGCGACCTGCCGGTCGCGCCGAGCGCGATCGCCGCGGGCGGCCACGTGAGCCTCGTGCGTCCGCAGCGTCCGTACGTGACACCGCGCGCGCTCGAACTCGACGAAATTCCGGGCATCGTCGCCGCATACCGCAAGGGTGCCGAAAACGCTAAGGCGGCCGGCTTCGACGGCGTCGAGATCCACGGCGCGAACGGCTACCTGCTCGACCAGTTCCTGCAGGACAGCACCAATCGCCGCACCGATGCCTACGGCGGCCCGATCGAGAACCGCGCGCGCCTGCTGCTCGAAGTGGTCGACGCGGCGATCGACGTGTGGGGCGCCGGCCGTGTCGGCGTGCACCTCGCGCCGCGCGGCGACGCGCACACGATGGGCGATTCCGATCCGGCGGCAACGTTCGGCTATGTCGCGCGCGAGCTCGGCCGCCGCAAGATCGCGTTCATCTTCACGCGCGAATCGTATTCGGGCGACCACTTGAGCCCGCGCCTGAAGGAAGCGTTCGGCGGCTCGCTGATCGCGAACGAGCAGTTCACGCTCGACACCGCGCAGGCCGCACTCGCGAGCGGCAGCGCCGACGCGATCGCATGGGGCAAGCTGTTCATCGCGAATCCCGACCTGCCGCGCCGCCTCGAACTCGGCGCGCCGCTGAACCAGCCGGTGCCGGAGACGTTCTACGCGGAAGGCGAAACAGGCTACACCGACTACCCGGCGCTGAGCGACGCGGCCTGA
- a CDS encoding MEKHLA domain-containing protein has protein sequence MTPLFRNPAFYQLLADSHARLLGRPLVPATVPENDATEWLYESAPFAVLAHNTDPDPLFIYANKAAQRRFGYGWDEITRLPSRLSAEAPNREERQQFLARVQRLGYETGYKGVRITKSGQRFMIEEATLWQLLDTDGGLHGQAVVIPRTRDI, from the coding sequence ATGACTCCGCTCTTTCGCAATCCAGCCTTCTATCAGTTGCTTGCCGACAGCCATGCTCGACTGCTCGGTCGCCCGCTCGTGCCGGCCACCGTTCCCGAGAATGACGCAACCGAGTGGCTCTATGAGAGCGCCCCGTTCGCAGTGCTTGCACACAACACCGACCCCGATCCGCTTTTTATCTATGCCAACAAGGCCGCGCAGCGCCGATTCGGATATGGCTGGGATGAAATCACCCGGCTTCCGTCCCGGCTCTCCGCCGAAGCGCCGAATCGCGAGGAACGGCAGCAATTCCTCGCACGCGTACAGCGGCTCGGTTACGAGACCGGATACAAAGGGGTTCGCATCACGAAATCCGGCCAGCGCTTCATGATCGAGGAAGCAACCCTGTGGCAACTTCTCGATACGGATGGCGGATTGCACGGCCAGGCAGTCGTCATTCCCCGTACACGTGACATCTGA
- a CDS encoding phosphatidylinositol-specific phospholipase C, with protein MIRSSHETCTPPADWMSALDDARLLHTLTLPGSHDTCAYTVDDRLVRTQRAPLDAQLAHGVRLLDIRCRHVRDGFDIHHGGVALGMTFDDVLATCTRFLDAHPRECIVMSVKDEWPAHACTRGFDATFDAHRARHPRLRWHAGGTLPALGDVRGAVVLLRRFRSGRPLGIDLTAWPDNATFTIDHPDGAFVIQDEYRVPVAASIGWKWRAIDTLLTHLPTPESGRWAINFCSGTGMGANPSTVAHGDGRVQGIHARLAERLREQRGSCGAMLLDFCDDDDWALVRALIGCNDHAPGFHDESLRGQRSDCRCGSPAGCRCDCTVTTISARCRS; from the coding sequence ATGATCCGTTCGAGCCACGAAACGTGCACGCCGCCCGCCGACTGGATGTCGGCGCTCGACGATGCGCGACTGCTGCATACGCTGACCCTACCGGGCAGCCATGACACCTGTGCGTATACGGTCGACGATCGGCTCGTGCGCACGCAGCGCGCGCCGCTCGACGCGCAGCTCGCGCACGGCGTGCGGCTGCTCGATATCCGCTGCCGGCACGTGCGCGATGGGTTCGACATTCATCACGGCGGCGTCGCGCTCGGCATGACGTTCGACGACGTGCTGGCAACCTGCACGCGCTTTCTCGATGCGCATCCGCGCGAATGCATCGTGATGTCGGTGAAGGACGAATGGCCGGCGCACGCGTGCACGCGCGGCTTCGATGCGACGTTCGACGCGCATCGCGCGCGCCACCCGCGGCTGCGCTGGCATGCCGGCGGCACGCTGCCCGCGCTCGGCGACGTGCGCGGCGCGGTCGTGCTGCTGCGGCGCTTTCGCAGCGGCAGGCCGCTCGGTATCGACCTGACCGCGTGGCCCGACAACGCGACGTTCACGATCGATCATCCCGACGGTGCGTTCGTGATCCAGGACGAATACCGCGTGCCGGTGGCCGCGTCGATCGGCTGGAAGTGGCGCGCGATCGACACGTTGCTCACGCATCTGCCGACGCCGGAAAGCGGCCGATGGGCGATCAACTTCTGCAGCGGGACGGGGATGGGCGCGAATCCGTCGACGGTCGCGCACGGCGACGGCCGGGTGCAGGGCATTCATGCACGGCTGGCCGAACGATTGCGCGAGCAGCGCGGTTCGTGCGGTGCGATGCTGCTTGATTTCTGCGATGACGACGACTGGGCGCTGGTGCGCGCGCTGATCGGGTGCAACGACCATGCGCCAGGTTTTCATGATGAATCCCTACGGGGGCAACGATCGGATTGCCGTTGCGGATCGCCGGCCGGGTGCCGGTGCGATTGCACGGTTACGACGATCAGCGCGCGTTGCCGATCGTGA
- a CDS encoding phytoene desaturase family protein, which produces MQVMKDRMTSNRKEPVVVIGAGLAGLAAALTLARNDRPVVVLEASNEAGGCCSTTTANGFTFNNGAMYVAVPSLIRASFRRLGLDFDREVPMVAIERPHVTHLENGTAVHLSSAGTSYVEGDREDTRTRQLRDGLGRLQQQWGPVYRTLVDEVLPQEPSLLRTLSKLWRYLPRMNGHVSHLITSHFADADLQAAVASTLLYTGQPPDRLPATQIIGLLAMLEEGFHLPRAGMGAISSVMARELSRRSVPIRFGAHVREILVENGAARGIVLADGERISTDCVVATCSGFEVVRHLLPAHALPRRLAHKARAAPLSHRAISIQIGCSGAVLPRAFITNHVPPMPQQAAMHVSTPGVPRWLAYTCPSQVLPGLAPNGKAVLELYAPATGVDSASNWTNAMTQAVVGDYLDAIQAHLPGLCLEDVRVSDPQDFAHGRHLYEGALYGIAPGTTPDKFFPHRTGLRGLYLGGQTTFPGYGVPTAIFSGVQAAEAVVQDMRGHVRVAPCMTSGRSIQ; this is translated from the coding sequence GTGCAAGTCATGAAGGATCGTATGACGAGCAATCGCAAGGAACCCGTCGTCGTGATCGGCGCAGGCCTGGCCGGCCTGGCTGCCGCGCTGACGCTGGCACGCAATGACAGACCCGTCGTCGTACTGGAGGCCTCGAACGAGGCCGGCGGCTGCTGTTCCACCACGACGGCCAATGGGTTCACATTCAATAACGGCGCGATGTATGTCGCGGTGCCCTCGCTCATTCGTGCGTCGTTCCGGCGCCTTGGTCTCGACTTCGATCGCGAGGTTCCGATGGTGGCCATTGAACGGCCTCACGTTACGCATCTGGAGAATGGAACGGCCGTTCATCTATCCAGTGCCGGCACGTCGTATGTGGAAGGCGACAGGGAGGATACGCGGACACGGCAACTGCGTGACGGCCTTGGCAGGCTCCAACAGCAATGGGGCCCTGTCTACCGCACGCTGGTTGACGAAGTTCTGCCGCAGGAGCCTTCGCTTCTACGGACGTTAAGCAAACTGTGGCGTTACCTGCCCCGCATGAACGGGCATGTCAGCCACCTGATCACGTCGCACTTCGCCGATGCGGACCTGCAGGCGGCGGTTGCATCGACACTGCTCTACACCGGGCAACCGCCCGATCGCCTTCCGGCAACGCAGATCATCGGCTTGCTGGCCATGCTGGAGGAGGGATTCCATTTGCCTCGCGCAGGCATGGGCGCCATCAGCTCCGTGATGGCTCGCGAACTGTCCAGACGGTCGGTGCCGATCAGGTTCGGTGCCCATGTACGCGAAATCCTCGTAGAGAACGGGGCCGCCCGGGGCATCGTTCTTGCAGACGGCGAGCGCATCTCGACCGATTGCGTCGTGGCGACGTGTTCAGGTTTCGAAGTGGTCCGCCACCTGTTGCCCGCCCACGCCCTCCCTCGGCGGCTAGCGCACAAGGCTCGAGCGGCACCGCTCTCGCATCGCGCGATTTCAATCCAGATCGGTTGCTCCGGAGCCGTGCTGCCACGCGCCTTCATTACCAATCATGTTCCCCCGATGCCACAACAGGCGGCCATGCATGTATCGACGCCCGGGGTTCCTCGCTGGCTCGCCTACACGTGTCCGTCACAGGTGCTGCCAGGGCTTGCGCCAAACGGCAAGGCAGTATTGGAACTGTATGCGCCGGCAACGGGAGTCGACTCTGCATCGAATTGGACGAACGCGATGACGCAGGCCGTGGTCGGCGACTATCTCGACGCGATACAGGCCCATCTCCCCGGCCTTTGCCTGGAAGACGTCCGCGTATCGGATCCGCAGGATTTCGCGCACGGACGGCACCTATACGAAGGAGCGCTCTACGGCATTGCGCCGGGCACCACGCCCGACAAGTTCTTTCCGCATCGGACCGGGCTGCGCGGCCTCTATCTCGGAGGACAAACGACGTTCCCGGGGTATGGCGTACCCACGGCAATTTTCTCCGGCGTCCAGGCTGCGGAAGCGGTCGTGCAGGACATGCGGGGGCATGTGCGGGTTGCGCCTTGCATGACTTCGGGCAGGTCGATCCAGTGA
- a CDS encoding GNAT family N-acetyltransferase, translated as MTASILIRPATREDAAAMAAVEVAAAQRFREIGMTGIADGEPTDTADVLARIDDGRALVAVDAQGACVGFAFYRLLDAQRLYLEELDVAPSHAGQRIGARLIEAINARAAAGGIAQVVLSTFRDAPWNAPYYARLGFRIIDDASLDDTLRAVRAHHVARGLDETQRVFMRADVRA; from the coding sequence ATGACTGCATCGATCCTGATCCGTCCCGCCACGCGGGAAGACGCGGCTGCAATGGCCGCCGTGGAAGTCGCCGCCGCGCAGCGGTTTCGCGAGATCGGCATGACCGGCATCGCCGATGGCGAGCCGACCGATACGGCCGACGTGCTCGCACGCATCGACGACGGCCGCGCGCTTGTCGCGGTCGATGCGCAGGGCGCGTGCGTCGGGTTTGCGTTCTACCGGCTGCTCGATGCGCAGCGGCTGTATCTGGAGGAACTGGATGTCGCGCCGTCGCATGCCGGACAGCGGATCGGCGCGCGCCTGATCGAAGCGATCAACGCGCGCGCGGCGGCGGGCGGGATCGCGCAGGTCGTGCTGTCGACGTTCCGCGATGCACCGTGGAACGCGCCGTACTACGCGCGCCTCGGTTTCCGGATCATCGACGACGCATCGCTCGACGACACGCTGCGCGCGGTCCGCGCGCATCACGTCGCGCGCGGGCTCGACGAGACACAGCGCGTGTTCATGCGCGCGGACGTGCGCGCCTGA